One Camelina sativa cultivar DH55 chromosome 3, Cs, whole genome shotgun sequence genomic window carries:
- the LOC104776718 gene encoding RHOMBOID-like protein 10, chloroplastic, whose product MVSSSLSLSHHNLWPPEPGSTAFRGLATVVSLHACHHVTRHLRLSSHLRSSFQKLQLFSEAARLEFARYQRVILFNGANLLKSRVKLSPSSSFVCFFNGGESRINNPRGGGEEGSSNHKEVTKRNTVNGRRWTNVLLAINVIMYIAQVASDGRVLTWGAKINSLIERGQLWRLATASVLHANPMHLMINCYSLNSIGPTAESLGGPKRFLSVYLTSAIASSAMSYWFNKAPSVGASGAIFGLVGSVAVFVIRHKQMVGGGNEDLMQIAQVIALNMTMGLMSRRIDNWGHIGGLLGGTAMAWLLGPQWKYEYTTRDGRTVFKDSAPIPLLLRWRNERRGRL is encoded by the exons atggtatcatcatcactgtcatTATCTCACCATAATCTCTGGCCACCGGAACCTGGATCTACGGCGTTTCGAGGTCTCGCAACCGTCGTATCCTTACACGCCTGCCACCATGTTACCCGTCACCTCCGCCTTAGCTCCCATCTTCGCTCTTCCTTTCAG AAACTGCAGCTTTTTTCTGAAGCAGCGAGGTTGGAGTTTGCAAGATACCAAAGAGTGATTCTATTCAATGGAGCAAATCTTCTCAAGTCTAGAGTTAAATTGTCACCGTCTTCATCGTTTGTATGTTTCTTTAATGGTGGAGAGAGTAGGATTAATAACCCTAGAGGAGGAGGTGAGGAAGGATCATCGAACCATAAGGAGGTTACCAAGAGAAACACAGTTAACGGACGGCGATGGACCAATGTCCTCCTTGCCATCAACGTAAT AATGTATATTGCACAAGTTGCATCAGATGGGAGAGTGCTTACATGGGGAGCCAAG ATAAACAGTTTAATCGAAAGAGGTCAGCTATGGAGACTGGCTACAGCTTCTGTTCTTCATGCGAATCCTATGCATCTCATG ATAAATTGCTATTCTTTGAATTCTATTGGACCGACTGCTGAGAGTTTAGGTGGCCCAAAGAGATTTCTTTCCGTTTACTTGACATCTGCGATTGCAA GTTCTGCAATGAGCTACTGGTTCAACAAAGCGCCATCAGTTGGTGCTTCGGGTGCAATTTTCGGATTG GTTGGCTCGGTAGCTGTATTTGTTATAAGACACAAACAGATGGTCGGAGGTGGGAATGAAGATCTAATGCAGATAGCTCAAGTTATTGCTCTAAACatg ACAATGGGTCTAATGTCCAGACGCATAGATAACTGGGGACAT ATTGGTGGTTTACTTGGTGGAACTGCAATGGCATGGCTTCTAGGACCACAGTGGAAGTATGAATACACGACAAGAGATGGCCGGACAGTCTTCAAGGACAGCGCTCCTATTCCGCTTCTTTTGCGGTGGAGAAACGAACGGCGAGGACGGCTTTGA
- the LOC104776719 gene encoding tubby-like F-box protein 10, translated as MSFRSILQDLRDGFGSLSRRSFDFRLSSLHNGKSQGSSFREFSSSRDLLSPVIVQTSRWANLPPELLFDVIKRLEESESNWPARKHVVACASVCRSWRAMCQEIVLCPEICGKLTFPVSLKQPGPRDAMIQCFIKRDKSKLTFHLFLCLSPALLVENGKFLLSAKRTRRTTRTEYIISMDADNISRSSNSYLGKLRSNFLGTKFLVYDTQPPPNTSSSALITDRTSRSRFHSRRVSPKVPSGSYNIAQITYELNVLGTRGPRRMHCIMNSIPISSLEPGGSVPNQPDKLIPAPYSLDDSFRSNISFSKSSLDHRSLDFNSSRFSEIGISCDDNNEEEASFRPLVLKNKQPRWHEQLQCWCLNFRGRVTVASVKNFQLVAARQPQQPQGTGGAAAAAAQPHPEQDKVILQFGKVGKDMFTMDYRYPLSAFQAFAICLSSFDTKLACE; from the exons atgtcGTTTAGGAGCATTCTTCAAGATTTGAGAGATGGGTTTGGGAGCTTGTCAAGGAGGAGTTTTGATTTCAGGCTCTCTAGTCTTCATAATGGGAAATCTCAGGGCTCTTCTTTCCGTGAGTTTTCGTCTTCTCGTGATCTCTTGTCGCCTGTGATAGTTCAGACAAGCAGATGGGCTAATCTTCCTCCAGAGCTACTCTTTGATGTGATCAAAAGATTAGAGGAGAGTGAGAGTAATTGGCCTGCAAGAAAACATGTCGTGGCTTGTGCTTCGGTTTGTCGGTCTTGGAGAGCTATGTGCCAAGAGATTGTTTTATGTCCTGAAATCTGTGGGAAGCTCACTTTCCCAGTTTCCCTCAAACAG CCAGGGCCGCGTGATGCAATGATTCAGTGTTTCATTAAAAGGGATAAATCAAAGCTAacatttcatctttttctttgtttaagtcCTG ctctACTAGTGGAGAATGGGAAGTTTCTTCTTTCGGCTAAAAGAACTCGTAGAACTACTCGGACCGAGTACATTATCTCCATGGATGCTGATAACATTTCAAGATCCAGCAACTCCTACCTAGGAAAACTCAG atCAAACTTTCTTGGGACAAAGTTCTTGGTGTACGATACACAACCACCACCAAACACATCTTCAAGTGCGTTAATCACTGATAGAACAAGCCGGAGCAGATTCCACTCCAGAAGAGTATCTCCTAAAGTCCCATCCGGAAGCTACAACATTGCTCAAATCACCTACGAGCTCAACGTGTTAGGCACACGCGGGCCACGGAGAATGCACTGCATCATGAACTCCATCCCAATTTCATCGCTCGAACCAGGCGGTTCGGTTCCTAACCAACCAGATAAACTCATCCCAGCTCCATACTCTCTCGACGACTCATTCCGCAGTAACATCTCGTTCTCCAAATCATCACTGGACCACCGCTCCCTCGATTTCAACAGTTCAAGATTCTCGGAAATAGGAATATCCTGCGACGAcaacaacgaagaagaagcgAGTTTCAGACCGTTGGTATTAAAGAACAAGCAGCCGAGGTGGCACGAGCAGTTGCAATGCTGGTGTTTGAATTTCCGGGGACGAGTGACAGTTGCATCGGTTAAGAATTTCCAGCTTGTAGCAGCAAGACAGCCGCAGCAGCCTCAAGGAACAGGCGGAGCAGCAGCAGCGGCTGCACAGCCTCACCCGGAGCAAGACAAGGTGATTCTCCAGTTTGGTAAAGTGGGTAAAGATATGTTCACTATGGATTATAGGTATCCGTTATCTGCGTTTCAGGCGTTTGCGATTTGCTTAAGCAGCTTTGACACCAAGCTCGCTTGTGAATAG
- the LOC104776722 gene encoding WAT1-related protein At1g25270-like has translation MKGVISMVAVQFMFAGMFILFKITAHDGTNLKILVAYRLSFATLFMFPLALIFQRKKRPEFTWRLLLLASLSGLLGAAIPNILYLPGLVRTSATFSAATSIIAPLITLVLGLVFRMETLRLRSNEGRAKLVGTLLGAGGVLVFIFYKGGEIHIWSTHVDLLKSSNAGQSYGRATTNHHVSIPGVLMVLGSNVSTSLWLLLQAKIGKELGGLYWNTSLMNAVGSFVCVIVALCSDCDWNQWRLGWNITLLATLYSGIVVSGMVVPLVAWCIATKGALFVTVFSPIRLVIVALIGSFALEETLHLGSIIGAMIMVGGVYLVVWCKAQEKKNGSTKSNHIVTNKNIKEIDLVNLPAINRDVP, from the exons ATGAAGGGTGTAATTTCAATGGTGGCGGTTCAGTTTATGTTCGCAGGGATGTTCATCTTGTTTAAGATAACGGCCCATGATGGTACGAACCTCAAAATCCTTGTGGCTTATCGTCTCTCCTTCGCTACTCTTTTCATGTTTCCCCTCGCCCTCATCTTCCAAAG GAAGAAGCGGCCAGAATTTACATGGAGGCTGCTCTTACTAGCATCTCTTTCGGGGTTGCTTGG AGCGGCGATACCAAATATTCTCTATTTGCCGGGTCTGGTTCGAACATCAGCGACGTTTTCAGCTGCGACCAGCATAATAGCCCCATTGATCACCTTGGTATTGGGTTTGGTATTTAG GATGGAGACTCTACGGCTGAGATCGAACGAAGGGAGGGCTAAGCTGGTGGGGACGCTGCTTGGTGCCGGTGGAGTCCTCGTGTTTATATTCTATAAAGGTGGTGAGATTCATATCTGGTCAACACACGTTGACTTACTCAAAAGCTCGAATGCTGGTCAATCATATGGCCGAGCCACTACGAACCACCACGTCTCAATCCCAGGGGTTCTTATGGTTCTTGGCAGTAACGTTTCCACCTCACTTTGGTTACTATTGCAG GCAAAAATAGGCAAGGAACTTGGAGGGCTTTATTGGAACACAAGTCTGATGAATGCGGTTGGAAGTTTTGTGTGCGTGATTGTTGCTCTCTGTTCGGATTGTGACTGGAATCAATGGCGATTAGGATGGAACATTACCCTCTTAGCTACACTTTATTCG GGAATCGTGGTTTCCGGAATGGTCGTGCCTCTGGTTGCATGGTGCATCGCAACAAAAGGAGCATTATTTGTTACGGTGTTTAGCCCTATAAGGCTGGTGATCGTAGCCCTGATCGGATCATTTGCTTTAGAGGAAACGCTGCATTTGGGAAG TATAATCGGTGCCATGATAATGGTGGGAGGAGTATACCTAGTGGTATGGTGTAAAGCGCAGGAAAAGAAGAATGGCTCTACGAAATCGAACCatattgtaacaaataaaaatatcaaagaaataGACCTTGTCAATCTCCCAGCTATAAATAGAGATGTCCCCTGA
- the LOC104776723 gene encoding WAT1-related protein At1g68170-like isoform X2 — MVLADGLKPVVLMLVVQVAQAGVNIFFKLAISSGVSLPILIAYRFLFSTAVMVPLAFLFNRGKKVKMTGITIFQGFLCGLFGGSLAYNLYSEGMALTSATFMSAVGNLLPAVTFIVGISVRLERLDLGTMAGKAKVFGTLMGIGGAMLFTFYKGFSIDFLKSNINLLPNTRSSHVALSTSHQVLGVCLAFAGCISYSIWIIIQAKMSETLPCQYTSTGLMSVMGFFQSTIYALCVEKDWTQWKLGWDIRLWTAAFSGTIGTALIVTLTAICARLKGPLFVAAFNPLMLVIVALAGALFLDEMLYLGSFSVLGAILIVCGLYVVIWGKCKELSGLVPSGESKTHKSLEIIVASANHGGSISG, encoded by the exons ATGGTGCTTGCAGATGGGCTCAAACCGGTGGTACTGATGCTGGTGGTTCAGGTCGCTCAAGCCGGAGTCAACATTTTCTTCAAGTTGGCCATAAGCAGTGGCGTAAGCCTACCTATTCTCATCGCTTATCGTTTCCTCTTTTCCACCGCCGTTATGGTTCCTCTTGCTTTTCTCTTTAACCG GGGGAAGAAGGTAAAAATGACAGGGATAACTATCTTCCAAGGCTTCCTGTGTGGCTTATTCGG AGGATCATTAGCATACAACCTATATTCCGAAGGTATGGCACTAACGTCGGCTACGTTTATGTCTGCAGTGGGTAATCTTTTACCCGCCGTAACATTCATCGTTGGCATCTCTGTaag GTTGGAGAGATTAGATTTAGGAACAATGGCAGGGAAAGCAAAGGTATTTGGGACATTAATGGGAATAGGTGGAGCAATGTTGTTCACCTTCTACAAAGGTTTTTCCATTGATTTCTTGAAGTCCAACATTAACCTTCTACCCAACACTAGAAGCAGTCATGTGGCTTTGTCGACGTCCCACCAAGTGTTGGGAGTCTGTTTAGCCTTCGCTGGTTGCATCTCTTATTCCATATGGATCATCATACAG GCAAAGATGAGTGAAACATTGCCATGCCAATACACTAGTACAGGGTTGATGAGCGTAATGGGTTTCTTTCAGTCAACTATCTATGCGTTGTGCGTGGAGAAAGACTGGACGCAATGGAAGCTAGGGTGGGACATAAGGCTATGGACAGCTGCATTTTCG GGAACAATAGGAACAGCTCTAATAGTAACACTAACGGCAATTTGTGCGAGGCTAAAGGGTCCACTCTTTGTAGCCGCTTTCAACCCTCTCATGCTCGTAATTGTAGCCCTGGCTGGTGCTTTGTTCTTGGACGAAATGCTTTATCTAGGAAG tttcaGTGTATTGGGAGCAATATTGATTGTATGTGGGCTATATGTTGTGATATGGGGAAAATGTAAAGAGTTGAGTGGATTAGTTCCGTCTGGCGAAAGCAAAACACATAAATCGCTCGAGATTATTGTTGCTAGTGCTAACCATGGTGGCTCGATCTCTGGCTGA
- the LOC104776723 gene encoding WAT1-related protein At1g68170-like isoform X5, producing MTGITIFQGFLCGLFGGSLAYNLYSEGMALTSATFMSAVGNLLPAVTFIVGISVRLERLDLGTMAGKAKVFGTLMGIGGAMLFTFYKGFSIDFLKSNINLLPNTRSSHVALSTSHQVLGVCLAFAGCISYSIWIIIQAKMSETLPCQYTSTGLMSVMGFFQSTIYALCVEKDWTQWKLGWDIRLWTAAFSGTIGTALIVTLTAICARLKGPLFVAAFNPLMLVIVALAGALFLDEMLYLGSIFKSFSVLGAILIVCGLYVVIWGKCKELSGLVPSGESKTHKSLEIIVASANHGGSISG from the exons ATGACAGGGATAACTATCTTCCAAGGCTTCCTGTGTGGCTTATTCGG AGGATCATTAGCATACAACCTATATTCCGAAGGTATGGCACTAACGTCGGCTACGTTTATGTCTGCAGTGGGTAATCTTTTACCCGCCGTAACATTCATCGTTGGCATCTCTGTaag GTTGGAGAGATTAGATTTAGGAACAATGGCAGGGAAAGCAAAGGTATTTGGGACATTAATGGGAATAGGTGGAGCAATGTTGTTCACCTTCTACAAAGGTTTTTCCATTGATTTCTTGAAGTCCAACATTAACCTTCTACCCAACACTAGAAGCAGTCATGTGGCTTTGTCGACGTCCCACCAAGTGTTGGGAGTCTGTTTAGCCTTCGCTGGTTGCATCTCTTATTCCATATGGATCATCATACAG GCAAAGATGAGTGAAACATTGCCATGCCAATACACTAGTACAGGGTTGATGAGCGTAATGGGTTTCTTTCAGTCAACTATCTATGCGTTGTGCGTGGAGAAAGACTGGACGCAATGGAAGCTAGGGTGGGACATAAGGCTATGGACAGCTGCATTTTCG GGAACAATAGGAACAGCTCTAATAGTAACACTAACGGCAATTTGTGCGAGGCTAAAGGGTCCACTCTTTGTAGCCGCTTTCAACCCTCTCATGCTCGTAATTGTAGCCCTGGCTGGTGCTTTGTTCTTGGACGAAATGCTTTATCTAGGAAG tattttcaaaagtttcaGTGTATTGGGAGCAATATTGATTGTATGTGGGCTATATGTTGTGATATGGGGAAAATGTAAAGAGTTGAGTGGATTAGTTCCGTCTGGCGAAAGCAAAACACATAAATCGCTCGAGATTATTGTTGCTAGTGCTAACCATGGTGGCTCGATCTCTGGCTGA
- the LOC104776723 gene encoding WAT1-related protein At1g68170-like isoform X3: MVLADGLKPVVLMLVVQVAQAGVNIFFKLAISSGVSLPILIAYRFLFSTAVMVPLAFLFNRGKKVKMTGITIFQGFLCGLFGGSLAYNLYSEGMALTSATFMSAVGNLLPAVTFIVGISVRLERLDLGTMAGKAKVFGTLMGIGGAMLFTFYKGFSIDFLKSNINLLPNTRSSHVALSTSHQVLGVCLAFAGCISYSIWIIIQAKMSETLPCQYTSTGLMSVMGFFQSTIYALCVEKDWTQWKLGWDIRLWTAAFSGTIGTALIVTLTAICARLKGPLFVAAFNPLMLVIVALAGALFLDEMLYLGSVLGAILIVCGLYVVIWGKCKELSGLVPSGESKTHKSLEIIVASANHGGSISG, translated from the exons ATGGTGCTTGCAGATGGGCTCAAACCGGTGGTACTGATGCTGGTGGTTCAGGTCGCTCAAGCCGGAGTCAACATTTTCTTCAAGTTGGCCATAAGCAGTGGCGTAAGCCTACCTATTCTCATCGCTTATCGTTTCCTCTTTTCCACCGCCGTTATGGTTCCTCTTGCTTTTCTCTTTAACCG GGGGAAGAAGGTAAAAATGACAGGGATAACTATCTTCCAAGGCTTCCTGTGTGGCTTATTCGG AGGATCATTAGCATACAACCTATATTCCGAAGGTATGGCACTAACGTCGGCTACGTTTATGTCTGCAGTGGGTAATCTTTTACCCGCCGTAACATTCATCGTTGGCATCTCTGTaag GTTGGAGAGATTAGATTTAGGAACAATGGCAGGGAAAGCAAAGGTATTTGGGACATTAATGGGAATAGGTGGAGCAATGTTGTTCACCTTCTACAAAGGTTTTTCCATTGATTTCTTGAAGTCCAACATTAACCTTCTACCCAACACTAGAAGCAGTCATGTGGCTTTGTCGACGTCCCACCAAGTGTTGGGAGTCTGTTTAGCCTTCGCTGGTTGCATCTCTTATTCCATATGGATCATCATACAG GCAAAGATGAGTGAAACATTGCCATGCCAATACACTAGTACAGGGTTGATGAGCGTAATGGGTTTCTTTCAGTCAACTATCTATGCGTTGTGCGTGGAGAAAGACTGGACGCAATGGAAGCTAGGGTGGGACATAAGGCTATGGACAGCTGCATTTTCG GGAACAATAGGAACAGCTCTAATAGTAACACTAACGGCAATTTGTGCGAGGCTAAAGGGTCCACTCTTTGTAGCCGCTTTCAACCCTCTCATGCTCGTAATTGTAGCCCTGGCTGGTGCTTTGTTCTTGGACGAAATGCTTTATCTAGGAAG TGTATTGGGAGCAATATTGATTGTATGTGGGCTATATGTTGTGATATGGGGAAAATGTAAAGAGTTGAGTGGATTAGTTCCGTCTGGCGAAAGCAAAACACATAAATCGCTCGAGATTATTGTTGCTAGTGCTAACCATGGTGGCTCGATCTCTGGCTGA
- the LOC104776723 gene encoding WAT1-related protein At1g68170-like isoform X1, with the protein MVLADGLKPVVLMLVVQVAQAGVNIFFKLAISSGVSLPILIAYRFLFSTAVMVPLAFLFNRGKKVKMTGITIFQGFLCGLFGGSLAYNLYSEGMALTSATFMSAVGNLLPAVTFIVGISVRLERLDLGTMAGKAKVFGTLMGIGGAMLFTFYKGFSIDFLKSNINLLPNTRSSHVALSTSHQVLGVCLAFAGCISYSIWIIIQAKMSETLPCQYTSTGLMSVMGFFQSTIYALCVEKDWTQWKLGWDIRLWTAAFSGTIGTALIVTLTAICARLKGPLFVAAFNPLMLVIVALAGALFLDEMLYLGSIFKSFSVLGAILIVCGLYVVIWGKCKELSGLVPSGESKTHKSLEIIVASANHGGSISG; encoded by the exons ATGGTGCTTGCAGATGGGCTCAAACCGGTGGTACTGATGCTGGTGGTTCAGGTCGCTCAAGCCGGAGTCAACATTTTCTTCAAGTTGGCCATAAGCAGTGGCGTAAGCCTACCTATTCTCATCGCTTATCGTTTCCTCTTTTCCACCGCCGTTATGGTTCCTCTTGCTTTTCTCTTTAACCG GGGGAAGAAGGTAAAAATGACAGGGATAACTATCTTCCAAGGCTTCCTGTGTGGCTTATTCGG AGGATCATTAGCATACAACCTATATTCCGAAGGTATGGCACTAACGTCGGCTACGTTTATGTCTGCAGTGGGTAATCTTTTACCCGCCGTAACATTCATCGTTGGCATCTCTGTaag GTTGGAGAGATTAGATTTAGGAACAATGGCAGGGAAAGCAAAGGTATTTGGGACATTAATGGGAATAGGTGGAGCAATGTTGTTCACCTTCTACAAAGGTTTTTCCATTGATTTCTTGAAGTCCAACATTAACCTTCTACCCAACACTAGAAGCAGTCATGTGGCTTTGTCGACGTCCCACCAAGTGTTGGGAGTCTGTTTAGCCTTCGCTGGTTGCATCTCTTATTCCATATGGATCATCATACAG GCAAAGATGAGTGAAACATTGCCATGCCAATACACTAGTACAGGGTTGATGAGCGTAATGGGTTTCTTTCAGTCAACTATCTATGCGTTGTGCGTGGAGAAAGACTGGACGCAATGGAAGCTAGGGTGGGACATAAGGCTATGGACAGCTGCATTTTCG GGAACAATAGGAACAGCTCTAATAGTAACACTAACGGCAATTTGTGCGAGGCTAAAGGGTCCACTCTTTGTAGCCGCTTTCAACCCTCTCATGCTCGTAATTGTAGCCCTGGCTGGTGCTTTGTTCTTGGACGAAATGCTTTATCTAGGAAG tattttcaaaagtttcaGTGTATTGGGAGCAATATTGATTGTATGTGGGCTATATGTTGTGATATGGGGAAAATGTAAAGAGTTGAGTGGATTAGTTCCGTCTGGCGAAAGCAAAACACATAAATCGCTCGAGATTATTGTTGCTAGTGCTAACCATGGTGGCTCGATCTCTGGCTGA
- the LOC104776723 gene encoding WAT1-related protein At1g68170-like isoform X4, protein MVLADGLKPVVLMLVVQVAQAGVNIFFKLAISSGVSLPILIAYRFLFSTAVMVPLAFLFNRGKKVKMTGITIFQGFLCGLFGGSLAYNLYSEGMALTSATFMSAVGNLLPAVTFIVGISVRLERLDLGTMAGKAKVFGTLMGIGGAMLFTFYKGFSIDFLKSNINLLPNTRSSHVALSTSHQVLGVCLAFAGCISYSIWIIIQAKMSETLPCQYTSTGLMSVMGFFQSTIYALCVEKDWTQWKLGWDIRLWTAAFSGTIGTALIVTLTAICARLKGPLFVAAFNPLMLVIVALAGALFLDEMLYLGRVEWISSVWRKQNT, encoded by the exons ATGGTGCTTGCAGATGGGCTCAAACCGGTGGTACTGATGCTGGTGGTTCAGGTCGCTCAAGCCGGAGTCAACATTTTCTTCAAGTTGGCCATAAGCAGTGGCGTAAGCCTACCTATTCTCATCGCTTATCGTTTCCTCTTTTCCACCGCCGTTATGGTTCCTCTTGCTTTTCTCTTTAACCG GGGGAAGAAGGTAAAAATGACAGGGATAACTATCTTCCAAGGCTTCCTGTGTGGCTTATTCGG AGGATCATTAGCATACAACCTATATTCCGAAGGTATGGCACTAACGTCGGCTACGTTTATGTCTGCAGTGGGTAATCTTTTACCCGCCGTAACATTCATCGTTGGCATCTCTGTaag GTTGGAGAGATTAGATTTAGGAACAATGGCAGGGAAAGCAAAGGTATTTGGGACATTAATGGGAATAGGTGGAGCAATGTTGTTCACCTTCTACAAAGGTTTTTCCATTGATTTCTTGAAGTCCAACATTAACCTTCTACCCAACACTAGAAGCAGTCATGTGGCTTTGTCGACGTCCCACCAAGTGTTGGGAGTCTGTTTAGCCTTCGCTGGTTGCATCTCTTATTCCATATGGATCATCATACAG GCAAAGATGAGTGAAACATTGCCATGCCAATACACTAGTACAGGGTTGATGAGCGTAATGGGTTTCTTTCAGTCAACTATCTATGCGTTGTGCGTGGAGAAAGACTGGACGCAATGGAAGCTAGGGTGGGACATAAGGCTATGGACAGCTGCATTTTCG GGAACAATAGGAACAGCTCTAATAGTAACACTAACGGCAATTTGTGCGAGGCTAAAGGGTCCACTCTTTGTAGCCGCTTTCAACCCTCTCATGCTCGTAATTGTAGCCCTGGCTGGTGCTTTGTTCTTGGACGAAATGCTTTATCTAGGAAG AGTTGAGTGGATTAGTTCCGTCTGGCGAAAGCAAAACACATAA
- the LOC104776725 gene encoding mRNA turnover protein 4 homolog, whose protein sequence is MPKSKRDRPVTLSKTKKKGRDHKETIVNAIRESVEKYSSVYVFSFENMRNIKFNEFRQQFMHNGRFFLGSNKVMQVALGRSASDEIRSGLYKVSKLINGNAGLLATDMPKEEVESLFNAYEDAYFSKTGRIAAETVELKEGPLEQFTHDMEPFLRKQKMPVRLNKGTVELISDFVVCEEGKPLSPESAHILRLLGKKLSTFKLTLVCRWSPIDFELYQEGLDLSDVETS, encoded by the exons ATGCCTAAATCGAAGCGAGACAGACCAG TGACTTTGtccaagacgaagaagaaaggaagagatCATAAGGAGACTATTGTGAATGCAATTAGGGAGTCTGTTGAAAAATATTCCTCTgtctatgttttctcttttgaaaacatgagaaatatcaaattcaatgaGTTTAGACAGCAGTTTATGCACAATGGAAG gtTCTTCCTTGGTTCGAATAAAGTTATGCAGGTTGCTCTTGGTCGCTCGGCTTCTGATGAAATCCGTTCTGGTCTCTACAAAGTCTCCAAG TTGATTAATGGTAATGCTGGACTTCTTGCTACTGATATGCCAAAGGAAGAGGTGGAAAG CTTATTTAATGCTTATGAGGATGCATACTTTTCAAAGACCGGAAGAATTGCAGCAGAAACG GTTGAATTGAAGGAAGGTCCTCTAGAACAGTTCACACATGATATGGAACCGTTTCTTCGGAAGCAGAAGATGCCCGTTCGACTAAACAAAG GTACTGTGGAGTTGATCTCTGACTTTGTAGTTTGTGAAGAAGGAAAACCTCTTTCGCCAGAATCAGCCCACATTTTG CGTCTGCTGGGAAAGAAACTGTCTACTTTCAAGCTGACCTTGGTCTGCAGATGGAGCCCTATTGACTTTGAGCTTTACCAAGAAGGTTTGGATCTCTCAGACGTAGAGACCTCTTAG